From a region of the Dictyostelium discoideum AX4 chromosome 2 chromosome, whole genome shotgun sequence genome:
- the aslK-1 gene encoding hypothetical protein, whose amino-acid sequence MYKLSDPFDYLNDNSYSKSNPEAFWDEVAKKNVFWDKMYDKVYSGDEIYPDWFKGGELNTCYNLLDIHIKNPAKRDQDALIYECPFLKKTIKLTYYQLYEKVCEFSRVLLNLNVSKNDNVLIFMANTLEPLIAMLSCARIGATQCTLFDGSSVKSLIDRIETITPKLIITTNYGILNDEIITFTPNLKEAIELSTFKPSNVITLFRNEVLDETKLKKVQTIPTIPNTLSWYDEIKKLKENNQSPFYEYVPVESSHPLYILYTSGTTGNTKAVVRSNGPHMVGIKYYTFRKESDIPQIVFSHTNIGWVSFHGFFYGLLSGGNTLVMYEGGIIKNKHMEDDLWIAIVKHKVTHTFPSPSVFRYLIKTDPEGTIVRSKYDLSNLKEIWCGGEVIEESIPEYIEQKLKIKCLRVFGQSEIGVTSFISVHALNIPYRATGVPSIYIRPSILSEEGEVLNSNEIGLVAFKLPMPPSFTITFYKNDEKFKQLFTRFPGYYDSGDLGYKDQRGFYTIVSRSDDQIKIGFNKIQLNTIDTSILKHPSVLECCSIGILSPDCHTAPIGILVLKENPSIDLNKLQNEINNIITQDIESLAVLKKIIVINQLPKTKVGKIPRQILSNLLNDPNYQLPDDVNDSELFYKIKELYMKN is encoded by the exons atGTATAAACTTAGTGATccttttgattatttaaatgataatagttATTCAAAGTCTAATCCAGAAGCTTTTTGGGATGAGGTTGCTAAAAAGAATGTTTTTTG ggaTAAAATGTATGATAAAGTTTATAGTGGCGATGAAATATATCCAGATTGGTTTAAAGGTGGTGAATTAAATACatgttataatttattagatattcatattaaaaatccTGCTAAAAGAGATCAAGATGCATTAATTTATGAATGtccatttttaaagaaaacaattaaattaacatattatcaattatatgAAAAAGTATGTGAATTTTCAAGagtacttttaaatttaaatgtttcaaaaaatgataatgttttaatatttatggCAAATACATTAGAACCATTGATTGCAATGTTATCATGTGCTCGTATTGGTGCAACTCAATGTACATTATTCGATGGTTCTTCGGTTAAAAGTTTAATAGATAGAATCGAAACAATTacaccaaaattaataattacaacAAATTATGGTATTTTAAATGACGAAATCATTACATTtacaccaaatttaaaagaagcaattgaattatcaacttttaaaCCAAGTAATGTAATAACTTTATTTAGAAATGAAGTTTTGGAtgaaacaaaattaaaaaaagttcaaACTATTCCAACTATTCCAAATACATTAAGTTGgtatgatgaaattaaaaaattaaaagaaaataatcaatcaccATTTTATGAATATGTACCAGTAGAATCAAGTCATCCATTATATATACTTTATACAAGTGGCACAACTGGTAATACCAAAGCTGTTGTAAGAAGTAATGGTCCGCATATGGTTGGTATTAAATACTATACATTCCGTAAAGAATCAGATATACCTCAAATTGTATTTTCACATACAAATATTGGGTGGGTATCATTTCATGGTTTCTTTTATGGTTTATTATCTGGAGGAAACACCTTGGTAATGTATGAAGGTGgtattataaaaaacaaacataTGGAAGATGATTTATGGATAGCTATTGTAAAACATAAAGTAACACATACGTTTCCATCCCCATCTGTATTTAGATACCTTATTAAAACTGATCCTGAAGGAACAATTGTACGTTCTAAGtatgatttatcaaatttaaaagaaatatggTGTGGTGGTGAAGTAATTGAAGAATCAATTCCAGAATATATTGAacaaaagttaaaaataaaatgtttaagAGTATTTGGTCAAAGTGAAATTGGCGTAACTTCATTTATTAGTGTCCATGCTTTAAATATTCCTTATAGAGCCACTGGCGTACCATCAATTTATATTAGACCATCAATACTTTCAGAAGAAGGTGAAGTTTtgaattcaaatgaaattggttTAGTTGCATTTAAACTACCAATGCCTCCCAGTTTTACAAttacattttataaaaatgatgaaaagtTTAAACAACTATTTACAAGATTTCCAGGTTACTACGATTCAGGTGATTTAGGTTATAAAGATCAAAGAGGATTTTATACAATTGTTTCAAGATCAGATGATCAAATTAAGATaggttttaataaaattcaattaaatacaattgacacatcaattttaaaacatccATCAGTTTTAGAATGTTGTTCTATTGGTATTTTAAGTCCAGATTGCCATACTGCACCGATTGGTATATTggtattaaaagaaaatccatcaattgatttaaataaattacaaaatgaaattaataatatcatcaCGCAAGATATTGAATCACTGGCagtcttaaaaaaaataatagttattaACCAATTACCAAAAACAAAAGTTGGTAAAATTCCAAGacaaattttatcaaatttattaaatgatccAAACTATCAATTACCAGACGATGTCAATGACTCTGaactattttataaaatcaaagagttatatatgaaaaattaa
- the aslL-1 gene encoding hypothetical protein, translated as MYKLSDPFDYLNDNSYSNSNPEAFWDEVAKKNVFWEKMYDKVYSGDEIYPDWFKGGELNTCYNLLDIHIKNPAKRDQDALIYECPYLKKTIKLTYYQLYEKVCKFSRVLLNLNVSKNDNVLIFMANTLEPLIAMLSCARIGATQCTLFDGYSVKSLIDRIETITPKLIITTNYGIFNDEIITFTPNLKEAIELSTFKPSNVITLFRNEVLDETKLKKVQNIPTIPNTLSWYDEIKKLKENNQSPFYEYVPVESSHPLYILYTSGTTGNTKAVVRSNGPHMVGIKYYTFRKESDIPQIVFSNANIGWVSFHGFFYGLLSGGNTLVMYEGGIIKNEHIEDDLWIAIVKHKVTHTFPSPSVFRYLIKTDPEGTIVRSKYDLSNLKEIWCGGEVIEESIPEYIEQKLKIKCLRVYGQSEIGVTSFISVHALNIPYRATGVPSIYIRPSILSEEGEVLNSNEIGLVAFKLPMPPSFAITFYKNDEKFKQLFTRFPGYYDSGDLGYIDQRGFYTIVSRSDDQIKISCNKIQLNTIDTSILKHPSVLECCSIGILSPDCRTAPIGILVLKENPSIDLNKLQNEINNIITQDIESLAVLKKIIVINQLPKTKVGKIPRQILSNLLNDPNYQLPDDVNDSELFYKIKELYMKN; from the exons atgtATAAACTTAGTGATccttttgattatttaaatgataacaGTTATTCAAATTCTAATCCAGAAGCTTTTTGGGATGAGGTTGCTAAAAAGAATGTTTTTTG ggaAAAAATGTATGATAAAGTTTATAGTGGCGATGAAATATATCCAGATTGGTTTAAAGGTGGTGAATTAAATACatgttataatttattagacattcatattaaaaatccTGCTAAAAGAGATCAAGATGCATTAATTTATGAATGTccatatttaaagaaaacaattaaattaacctattatcaattatatgAAAAAGTATGTAAATTTTCAAGAGTTCTTTTAAACTTAAATGtttcaaaaaatgataatgttttaatatttatggCAAATACATTAGAACCATTAATTGCAATGTTATCATGTGCTCGTATTGGTGCAACTCAATGTACATTATTCGATGGTTATTCGGTTAAAAGTTTAATAGATAGAATCGAAACAATTacaccaaaattaataattacaacAAATTATGGTATTTTTAATGACGAAATCATTACATTtacaccaaatttaaaagaagcaattgaattatcaacttttaaaCCAAGTAATGTAATTACTCTATTTAGAAATGAAGTTTTGGAtgaaacaaaattaaaaaaagttcaaAATATTCCAACTATTCCAAATACATTAAGTTGgtatgatgaaattaaaaaattaaaagaaaataatcaatcaccATTTTATGAATATGTACCAGTAGAATCAAGTCATCCATTATATATACTTTATACAAGTGGCACAACTGGTAATACCAAAGCTGTTGTAAGAAGTAATGGTCCGCATATGGTTGGTATTAAATACTATACATTCCGTAAAGAATCAGATATACCTCAAATTGTATTTTCAAATGCAAATATTGGGTGGGTATCATTTCATGGTTTCTTTTATGGTTTATTATCTGGAGGAAACACCTTGGTAATGTATGAAGGTGGTATTATAAAAAACGAACATATAGAAGATGATTTATGGATAGCTATTGTAAAACATAAAGTAACACATACATTTCCATCCCCATCTGTATTTAGATACCTTATTAAAACTGATCCTGAAGGAACAATTGTACGTTCTAAGtatgatttatcaaatttaaaagaaatatggTGTGGCGGTGAAGTAATTGAAGAATCAATTCCAGAATACATTGAacaaaagttaaaaataaaatgtttaagAGTATACGGTCAAAGTGAAATTGGCGTAACTTCATTTATTAGTGTCCATGCTTTAAATATTCCTTATAGAGCCACTGGCGTACCATCAATTTATATTAGACCATCAATACTTTCAGAAGAAGGTGAAGTTTtgaattcaaatgaaattggttTAGTTGCATTTAAACTACCAATGCCACCCAGTTTTGCAAttacattttataaaaatgatgaaaagtTTAAACAACTATTTACAAGGTTTCCAGGTTACTATGATTCAGGTGATTTAGGTTATATAGATCAAAGAGGATTTTATACAATTGTTTCAAGATCAGATGATCAAATTAAGATAAGttgtaataaaattcaattaaatacaattgacacatcaattttaaaacatccATCAGTTTTAGAATGTTGTTCTATTGGTATTTTAAGTCCAGATTGTCGTACTGCACCGATTGGTATATTggtattaaaagaaaatccatcaattgatttaaataaattacaaaatgaaattaataatatcatcaCGCAAGATATTGAATCACTGGCagtcttaaaaaaaataatagttattaACCAATTACCAAAAACAAAAGTTGGTAAAATTCCAAGacaaattttatcaaatttattaaatgatccAAACTATCAATTACCAGACGATGTCAATGACTCTGaactattttataaaatcaaagagttatatatgaaaaattaa
- a CDS encoding hypothetical protein (Similar to Dictyostelium discoideum (Slime mold). protein-tyrosine phosphatase 3 (EC 3.1.3.48) (Protein-tyrosine-phosphate phosphohydrolase 3)) yields the protein MKTEKGAYKCTQKFCSMSYGYASSLSRHITKKHAGAVRNKSASNKPMVMCRHSDCTFLCHTKHRRRHEKCHKNLCKDQECPACTNPDQFKRGRKPKHLVDPKNSIISSRQSNYCSIQNLFK from the coding sequence atgaaaactGAAAAAGGTGCTTACAAATGTACCCAAAAATTTTGCAGCATGTCTTATGGTTACGCTAGCTCACTCTCAAGACATATTACCAAGAAACATGCAGGTGCTGTAAGAAATAAATCTGCTTCAAATAAACCAATGGTAATGTGCCGCCACTCTGATTGCACTTTCCTCTGCCACACAAAACACCGTCGTAGACATGAAAAGTGTCACAAAAATCTTTGCAAAGACCAAGAATGTCCCGCTTGTACCAATCCAGATCAATTTAAAAGAGGTAGAAAACCTAAACATTTGGTAGATCCTAAAAATTCCATAATTTCCTCTAGACAGTCGAACTACTgttcaattcaaaatttgtttaaataa